The DNA segment GCTATTGATAGTGCATTTACTAAATCTCGCACTTACTCAGGTAATATAGATGATGATTTAATTATAACAGTTCCGATTGTATTTAATTCTGAGTTTGACTATAAACTCTTCTTTCATCGTTTGGATTTGACTTATGAGATTACTGAAATATCTACTATATCAGAGAAATGCAATGATTGTTTTTTAACCTCAGATAATTATATAAGATTAGCTAGTTACAAAGTAAATGGTAGATTATACGAAATGTCATCATTCCTTATTGAAAAACTATACTAACGAAATTATGAAAAAATATTTTATCCTATCACTAATTTTTTTCTCAAATCTATCCATCCTTTATTCACAAAGATGGGGCTTAGCAGAAGATTGTCATATAAATGCGAATGACCCAAACTATGAAAATATTCCTATTCGCAGTGGAGTTATTAGTTCTACCGTTAAATTATTCATTATGGGGACTTCCTCAAACTCATGGAGTTCTGGAACTTTGATAAATAGTCCTTGCAAGAAAACGTATAATCAATTGTAAATCTGGTTCTTGATGTTGAAAACTTGTTTGAATCTTTAGCGAATATAGCTTGTGTAGTTGGGTTATTTTGCAGATATTCAACCTATTAATGGTTTTAGATTTGGTTATTTCGGAGCTAAAGCACAAAGAGGTTCAAGCATGAGAAAAAGATTCGAACAACAATTGAAACTGGGAAGTCTTCCAATTCAAGAAACGATCATACCGACAGCAAAAAGAAGTGGGGCTCTACCCGGACTATGTGCTGCGTTAAAAGAAATATTTGCCAACCCAAACTGGAACGAGAAGGTCTTTGAGATATTGGACAAGGCGATACGCTCGGAAAAGAAACATACAGGTCGTCCCGGAATGGACCTGTGGCAAATCTTTGTTTTGTCACAAGTGCGTCTTTGTCAAAATATTAGCTATGACAATCTACACGACATGGCCAATCACCATACATTGATACGCCAAATAATGGGCATCGAGAGCAGCTTTGGGTATGAAAAACAAAAGATTGGATATCAGTGTATTATTGACAATGTCGGTCTACTAACGGACGAAATAGTAAAAGAACTCAACAATGTTATTGTGGCATTTGGCCACGAGGTATTTAAAAAAAAAGAGGCGGCAGCATTGTCCTTAAAAACCGATAGTTTTGTTGTAGAAAGCAATGTTCACTTCCCTACTGACTACAACCTGCTATGGGACTGTGCGCGAAAATGCATCGACGTGGTCAACAAGCTTCAGAAAAATCACGATCTGCATGGATGGCGCAAGGTGTATGACTGGCGTAAAGACTTGAAGAACAAAATGCGGGCACTAGGTCGGGCAAGCGCATCGGGCGGAAAAGGGAAACAAGAGAGAATAAAAACCGCAGCGCGAATGTACCTTGCAAAAGCTAAAGCTTTGCTGAACAAATTAGAAAATTCAAAAGACAGCTTTCCACACGAAGATATTGCAGATCAGGTAACAGTGATAGAGCTCGAACATTTCATGTCGCTATTGGTTAAGCATATCAACTTGCTTGAAAGGCGGACTATAAAAGGGGAAGCCATACCCCATAGCGAGAAAATGTTTTCCATATTCGAAGAATATACCGAATGGGTGACCAAAGGTAAAATGCGTCTGAATATCGAACTGGGCAAAAAAGCAGGAATAACCACCGACCAGTTTAATTTAATTGTCGATTACCAGATAATGGATCATGAATCTGATTCAGAGATTGTTCCGCAGTTAACAAAAAGACTATCGAAACAGTTTACAATAGAAAGTTGGAGTTTCGATAAGGGATATTGGAACAAAAACAATAAAACATTATTGTTGGGATCGGTTAAGAACCTTGTGCTTCCCAAGAAAGGCAAATGTAACCAAGAAGAAGCAGAGCAGGAGCGTCAAACCGTTTTCAAGAAGCTGCGCAACAAACATAGCGCCATCGAATCAAACATTAACGAGTCGGAGCACAGGGGACTAGATCGCTGTCCGGATCGCGGATACCACAACTTCAAAAGGTATGTTGGCTTGGCCGTTTGCGCCTACAATCTAAGAAAGATTGGTGCCGAATTAATCTATCGAGCACGGAATAGTTCCAATACAGACGAGCAGAACAAATTGGCAGCCTAGTAATGTTCTGAATATATGTGTTTTACGTAACACAAATGGAAGAGTTATGCCCAATAGTCAACAAAATTGGCAAAATATTATACGCAGGGGCGTGTTTTGCTATAAAACTCAGCTTTGACACATAAAATCACCATCATCAACAAAAATAAAGTTCACGTTTGGCGATATTCTACTCGCCTATTTTTGAAAACATAAGTTTTCTTGCCGAGACTATATATCAGTACAACAGAGTAATTAATATGTAGTTAATAATTATATTCATTGTCAATAATTTTTTTTATTGACAATGTATTATATTTGCAACGACATAAAATCTAATCTAATTTACAAAAGATAAACAATGATAGCAAAGCCAACTTAATTATTTAAGCATTTCATTAAACAGTACTATAAGTATATCAGCTGTTCTATATATCATTTTTGAATTTAATATACACCTTATCTAAAGGCAGTTAAAACCGCTGAACATCCAAATTACATTTAATAAATACAGTTCAGCGTTTCGAGAGGTATTGAATCAATATAAACTAATTGAGCTTGTTGCATATGATAGTGCAATTTAATTCTCGGGATTCTAATTTCATTTAAACAATGACGGAACATTAAATATGCTAACCAGCATAATTCTTCATTGTAGTGTTTTAATTTATAGACTATAGAATATAAAGGTTGTCAACTTGCAAGGGCAACATTAGGTGAATTAGCTAATCACACTATTAAGTAATTGCAAATTTTATTAACAAATTTATTATTACAAAATGAAAAATCTTATCAAAAAGAATGCTAAAAGCGAGGCAAAACTGGAGCTAATTGAAAATTTCGTAGCGAAAATTGAAAAAAAAGAAGCCAATAATTTAAGAGGTGGTAAAAATGCACCTGTTGCTGAAACTGGCGGAGATGATAGCATTAACACAGAGTTTACAGAACATCGCAACTGCTGTTAGTAGTTAAATCAAACTATGAGGCTGTCATTATATATGGCAGCCAATATTTTACAATAAGGATCATTATATTATAACATGAATAATAGAAAGAGGAGTTTGTTCCTTGTATATCTGAGTGTACTTTTCATTCCTGTTTATGCAAGAATTAGTTCTTTTGAATTAGTTGGATCAGTAAAGGAAGCTAATAATGAAAAGCCAATACCTTTTGTTACCATCCAAGTATTTAAAGATAGCCTAACTACTATACCAATATACTCATGTATATCTGATAGTGTAGGAATGTTTCAAATAAACCTTGAACATTCTGGAAAATATCAATTATCATTTTCATGTGTTGGTAAACAGAGTAAGATCATTAGAGCGGATATAACAACTGATAATTTCACTGATCTAGGGGACATTAAAATGGAGGATAGCAACGCTGAAATTGGGGTGGTAAATGTTATCGGTTCAAAACCCTTAGTCGAAGTTCATCCAGATATGATGGTATATAATGTTTCTGATGATGTTATGTCTTTAAGTTCAGATTTATTGTCAATTACAGAAAAAGTACCTCTTATAAATGTTGACCCCGAAGTTGGAGTACTGCTAAATAATTGCACACCGTTAATTTTAATAAATGGAAGGGAGTCAAAAGCGGTTAATAAAAATCCAATTTTCTATTTAAGTAGTATGCCTGCTTCTCGAGTTTCAAAAGTTGAAGTAATTACTTTAGCTGGTTCAAAATTTAACTCAGATGCAAATTGTGGGGTTATTAATATAGTATACAAAAAACAGGACAATAAATCACTATCGGTTGGAAGCCAATTGAATAGTATCACGGGATACGTTTCATCACTCGATTTTGGTTTTAAGCACAAAAAAATTATTCTAAATGCTAGTGTAGGCTATGGAAATGGAAAAAATTTTAACTCTAATGAATTTTTAGAAAGACTAAATAAGCAAGATGCTGAATTCCATAACTTAGTCCAAAGTGGTGAAACCAAACAAGATTTTGAGATCGTAAACAGATATTCTTTAGAAACTAGTTACGATCTGGATTCATTAAATTTGTTGTCATTTACAACAAGTTATTACCACAATAGAATGAATAATAATACTGCTCAATTCAATGAAATGAGTAACATAAATGACGACCTAATATATTCCTACAACCTAGATGAAAAGCACAAGAGCATTTGGAGGAACTATGATTTATCATTCAATTACAAAAGTATATCAAGAAATAAGAAAAATGTGTTTAATCTATCTTTATTAAAGGATAATGAATACATAAATCGGATCCAGGATCAAGTTGTTTTGGAAGGGGAAAACTATCAGAATATTCACTATTTAACTATTCTTGATGAGGAGTCAGATGAAAATTCTTTACAAATTGATTTTGTCCGGAATCTTTACAATTCAAATAAGCTTAATCTTGGATCAAAATTTGTTTTTCGTGACAACAATTCTAATAGCAGTAGAGTTTGGGAAAATGATGCAGATGCCGTAGAGGAAGATATTACTTTTGATAATAGCCAACGAATATTATCATTGTACTCAGAATACTCATTTAATCTACCGAAGAAATATAAATGGCATACTGGTTTACGTTTTGAAACAACAAATATTGACGCAAACTTTAACAGTTCTGAAGAATTTTCTTCAAGTTATACCAATCTATTACCGCATATACTAATATCTAAGAAAACTTCCTCGGGTATCATTATAAGTAGCGCATACAACTCAAAGATTAATAGACCAAGTATTCAAGCATTAAATCCTTCTTTATATGTCATTGATGCAAATAGTATCTATTTTGGAAACCCGAAATTAACCTCAGAATATCTAAGCACTATCAGTGTTGATTACAATAATAACTTGCACCTGATAAAACATTTTATTCAATTTTCATATTCTTTATCAAATAACACTATCCAAAACTATTCTTACATAGAAGATGACACATATTACACCACTTATACTAATGATGGTAAATTCAAAGAATTCAGTCTATTTATAAACCTTAGCGCTCGATTTACATCATGGCTTAACTCACGACTAAATGGCAGTCTAGATTACGTCAATATCAGTACACAAAATGAATCTAATTCAGGCTTTACGGGTATGGTATATGCAAGTGCCTATTTCAAACTTCCAAGAGCATACAATATTAACTTAAATGGGATGTATAGGTTTCCTAGAATATTAGCTCAAGGGATTAGTTACAATTATTATTCTTTTAGAGCTAAAGCCACCAAAGTTTTCTTTGATGACAGATTGAACGTTAGTTTTACAATGGAGCACCCATTCTGGGAAAATAGAAAGTATAGTAAGACTATTGATTCAGATTTCTTTCATATGCAAACAGACAAATATATTTTAGGTAGAACATTTTCAATTTCAGTTATGTATTCATTTAATGACAATAAAATAAAAAGTAGAAAGAGTGGAAAGAAAATAGTCAATAAAGATATAAAAGGGGGCATTAGTGCACAGTAAAGTTCATTCTTACAACATTAACCTAATGAATTACAACTCAGTTAGAAATGATGTTTTATCTTATTTAGGAACATTATTGGATCAGTATGATTTTTCAATTGTAGAAGATAATTCTTTATTCAAAGGAAATTCGTCAAAACTTCTAATATTATTTGAATTATATAGGTTAAAATCTAATCAGCAAAATCTGAATAATATACAGATCTTTGCTGATGATATTAAGGAGAATATAAATGATTACTCTGATTTATCATTTGGCAGTGGTGTATTTGGAGTGCTCTTTGTTTTGCTGTCTTTAAACAGAGAAAAAGTAATAAAGATTGACAGAGAACTAAAAATAAAGCATTTGTCACTTGCTGACGAATACCTTAATAACTTATTCAAACAAAAGAATTATGACTTACAACAAGGGGCAATAGGGCTGGGAATATATGCAATAGAATGTCTAAACAATAAGATTGACTCGAGAAACATATTAATTAAAATTACTGATTGGCTTATAGATAGTTGCAATAAAAAAGAAGATGGTGTATTCTGGAAATACTATTTGCAAAATCAAAATGGCTTAAGCATATGTATTGGACAATTGCATGGATTAACTTCAATTTTAACTTTTTTATCCATTGCCAGAAGGTATCTTAGTTTGAAGTACGTAGTTAAGATCGATGATTTAACTAGTCGAGGTTTAAAGTTTTTAATGTCAACTAGATATGCAACTAAAGGCAATTATTTTCCAATCGCCATTGACCTAAGCAATAGTAATAGATTTAATGATACCCGATCCAATATTACTTATTGTATGAGCGAAATAGGAATATACTTTGGACTTAAACGAATTAATGAACACATCAATATTATCTCATTAAATAAGGAAATTGTCCAGATAGATGAGTTCATATACAATAGTATAAACCTAAACAACTACACAAATCCGTTTTTTTGTCATGGTTTTACTGGGGCTCTTTATTATTTTATTTTAAAACATAAACCTGACTATTCATTATATTCTCTACAAATGATTGCAGAAATAGTTTCTAGATTAAAACAACAAGACATTAGCTTAGGAAATGCAAATTTACTTTCTGGCTCCACAGGAATTATTTTAACTCTACTTAAATTTTAAAGGTGATTCAATTTGGGAAAGAGCGTTGTTGCTCAAATGAGAAGATTATTATTGATTCATTTTTAGAATCAACAAATAAGCTAATTATAGAGAAGCTGCAAAAAAACCAAATTAACAAGCCTGGTTTGTATTCTGGAATGCTTGGGGATTTGCTCTTTTGTAGATATTATGCAGAATTATATAGCAAAGAATTGACCCTATATGAGAGTGTTGAAAATATTGTTTTAACCGAAGTGTTTAGTTAGGGTAATTGATAGCGATAAAATATTATTAATTATTCAACTAGGAATAGCGCTTCAAATAATGCAAATTGAATTTAGAGAAGATAATAA comes from the Saccharicrinis fermentans DSM 9555 = JCM 21142 genome and includes:
- a CDS encoding ISNCY family transposase; this translates as MRKRFEQQLKLGSLPIQETIIPTAKRSGALPGLCAALKEIFANPNWNEKVFEILDKAIRSEKKHTGRPGMDLWQIFVLSQVRLCQNISYDNLHDMANHHTLIRQIMGIESSFGYEKQKIGYQCIIDNVGLLTDEIVKELNNVIVAFGHEVFKKKEAAALSLKTDSFVVESNVHFPTDYNLLWDCARKCIDVVNKLQKNHDLHGWRKVYDWRKDLKNKMRALGRASASGGKGKQERIKTAARMYLAKAKALLNKLENSKDSFPHEDIADQVTVIELEHFMSLLVKHINLLERRTIKGEAIPHSEKMFSIFEEYTEWVTKGKMRLNIELGKKAGITTDQFNLIVDYQIMDHESDSEIVPQLTKRLSKQFTIESWSFDKGYWNKNNKTLLLGSVKNLVLPKKGKCNQEEAEQERQTVFKKLRNKHSAIESNINESEHRGLDRCPDRGYHNFKRYVGLAVCAYNLRKIGAELIYRARNSSNTDEQNKLAA
- a CDS encoding outer membrane beta-barrel family protein, giving the protein MNNRKRSLFLVYLSVLFIPVYARISSFELVGSVKEANNEKPIPFVTIQVFKDSLTTIPIYSCISDSVGMFQINLEHSGKYQLSFSCVGKQSKIIRADITTDNFTDLGDIKMEDSNAEIGVVNVIGSKPLVEVHPDMMVYNVSDDVMSLSSDLLSITEKVPLINVDPEVGVLLNNCTPLILINGRESKAVNKNPIFYLSSMPASRVSKVEVITLAGSKFNSDANCGVINIVYKKQDNKSLSVGSQLNSITGYVSSLDFGFKHKKIILNASVGYGNGKNFNSNEFLERLNKQDAEFHNLVQSGETKQDFEIVNRYSLETSYDLDSLNLLSFTTSYYHNRMNNNTAQFNEMSNINDDLIYSYNLDEKHKSIWRNYDLSFNYKSISRNKKNVFNLSLLKDNEYINRIQDQVVLEGENYQNIHYLTILDEESDENSLQIDFVRNLYNSNKLNLGSKFVFRDNNSNSSRVWENDADAVEEDITFDNSQRILSLYSEYSFNLPKKYKWHTGLRFETTNIDANFNSSEEFSSSYTNLLPHILISKKTSSGIIISSAYNSKINRPSIQALNPSLYVIDANSIYFGNPKLTSEYLSTISVDYNNNLHLIKHFIQFSYSLSNNTIQNYSYIEDDTYYTTYTNDGKFKEFSLFINLSARFTSWLNSRLNGSLDYVNISTQNESNSGFTGMVYASAYFKLPRAYNINLNGMYRFPRILAQGISYNYYSFRAKATKVFFDDRLNVSFTMEHPFWENRKYSKTIDSDFFHMQTDKYILGRTFSISVMYSFNDNKIKSRKSGKKIVNKDIKGGISAQ
- a CDS encoding lanthionine synthetase LanC family protein; this encodes MNYNSVRNDVLSYLGTLLDQYDFSIVEDNSLFKGNSSKLLILFELYRLKSNQQNLNNIQIFADDIKENINDYSDLSFGSGVFGVLFVLLSLNREKVIKIDRELKIKHLSLADEYLNNLFKQKNYDLQQGAIGLGIYAIECLNNKIDSRNILIKITDWLIDSCNKKEDGVFWKYYLQNQNGLSICIGQLHGLTSILTFLSIARRYLSLKYVVKIDDLTSRGLKFLMSTRYATKGNYFPIAIDLSNSNRFNDTRSNITYCMSEIGIYFGLKRINEHINIISLNKEIVQIDEFIYNSINLNNYTNPFFCHGFTGALYYFILKHKPDYSLYSLQMIAEIVSRLKQQDISLGNANLLSGSTGIILTLLKF